One window of the Takifugu rubripes chromosome 13, fTakRub1.2, whole genome shotgun sequence genome contains the following:
- the tmem9b gene encoding transmembrane protein 9B, which translates to MKYLFLVETVVLAGFVLLCQVTAKNSEDIRCKCICPPYREVEGQIYKQNVSLKDCNCLHVVDPMPVDGRDVEAYCLRCECKYEERSSGTIKFTIIMYLSILGLLLLYMVYLTLLEPILKRRLFGHSQLIQNYDDVGDQQPFANAHNVLSRSHSRPNMLNKVEHAQQRWRRQVQEQRKSVFDRHVVLS; encoded by the exons ATGAAGTATTTGTTTCTTGTTGAGACTGTGGTTTTGGCTGGTTTTGTGCTGCTATGCCAAGTGACTGCGAAG AATTCTGAGGACATTCGCTGTAAATGCATCTGCCCACCTtacagagaggtggaggggcaGATCTACAAGCAGAACGTCTCTCTCAAAGACTG TAACTGTCTTCATGTGGTCGATCCAATGCCAGTGGACGGAAGAGACGTGGAGGCGTACTGTTTACGCTGCGAGTGTAAATATGAGGAGAGGAGCTCAGGAACCATTAAG ttcaCCATCATCATGTATCTGTCCATcctgggcctgctgctgctctacatGGTCTACCTGACCCTGCTGGAGCCTATTTTGAAGAGACGTCTGTTCGGACACTCGCAGCTTATTCAGAATTACGACGACGTCGGG gaccagcagccttttgCCAACGCTCACAACGTTCTGTCGCGGTCTCACTCCCGACCCAACATGCTCAACAAAGTGGAGCACGCTCAGCAGCGGTGGAGGCGGCAGGTCCAGGAGCAGAGGAAGTCCGTGTTCGACCGCCACGTCGTGCTCagttaa